GGCGTCGGGGTGAGTGTTTGTTTTACAAACCGAATTCCTTATTGATCCCATCCCTGTATTTACCCCTAAAGGGTGATGCCTCTACTCCCCCTTTGTCACATAACGTAATGCTCAATAAAAATGATGAAAAAACACAGAAGTGTTTGCCGGTTTCATTACAGCGAAATCGTGTATTTGTGATGCAAGGATGTGCCTTATGGCTGATTTTTCCCGTCGTGGATTACTAACCGGTAGCTTTCGACGCTCCGGTTCTGCTTTCCGCCCACCCTGGAGCGGAGACGAAAACCATTTTCTTGTGGATTGCACGCGCTGTGATGCCTGCCTGTCGGCCTGCGAAACCCATATTTTAAAACGCGGTCAGGGCGGCTACCCCGAAGTTAACTTTACCCACGGTGAATGCACATTCTGCTACGCCTGCGCGCAAGCCTGCCCAGAAAAAATCTTTCTGAAACGCGAGGTTTCCCCCTGGGAGCATACCTTGTCGATTGGCGATAACTGCCTGGCTAAAAACAACATCGAATGCCGCAGCTGTCAGGACAGTTGCGAAACCCAGGCGATTGCCTTTCGCCCTTCGCTACAGGGCATCGCACAACCTCTACTCAATCATGCTGATTGCAGCGCTTGCGGCGCGTGTATCGCGGGTTGCCCGGTTTCAGCCATCACTATGAGGCACGCAAATGCAAGCTAACTGGCACGTCTGCGGCCTGGTGGTTCAGGCCCATCCACACAATATTGTCGCGGTAAGCCACGCATTGAGCGAGCTCCCGGGAAGTGAAGTTGCGTTAACCGATGCCGGGAACGGCAAATTGGTGGTGGTTATGGAAGCAGCGCGCAGTGATGTGCTGCTGAATCAAATTGAGTCAGCACGCAATATTGCGGGTGTGCTGGCGGTGTCGCTGGTTTATCACCAGCAGGATGAGCAAGGTGAGGAAACACCATGAAACTCAGTCGTCGTAGCTTTATGAAAGCGAACGCCATTGCAGCCGCGGCGGCCGCCGCTGGTCTTAGCGTACCAGGCGTTGCCCGTGCTGTTGTCGGTAAACAAGATGCCATCAAATGGGATAAAGCCCCGTGCCGCTTTTGTGGCACGGGTTGTGGCGTCTTAGTCGGCACGCAAGATGGACGCGTGGTGGCAAGCCAGGGTGATCCAGATGCACCAGTGAACCGTGGCCTGAACTGCATCAAAGGCTACTTCCTGCCAAAAATCATGTACGGAAAAGACAGGCTTACCCAGCCGTTGTTGCGCATGAAAGACGGTCAGTTTGATAAAGAAGGCGAGTTCGCTCCCATTAGCTGGGACCAGGCCTTCGACATCATGGAACAAAAATTCAAAACCAGCCTGAAAGAAAAAGGGCCGGAAGCCGTTGGGATGTTTGGTTCTGGTCAGTGGACGGTTTGGGAAGGTTACGCCGCTTCGAAATTATTCAAAGCCGGTTTCCGTTCGAACAACCTGGACCCGAACGCGCGCCATTGCATGGCTTCTGCGGTGGTGGGTTTCATGCGTACCTTCGGGATGGATGAACCTATGGGCTGCTACGACGACATCGAACAGGCCGACGCATTCGTGCTGTGGGGCTCGAACATGGCCGAGATGCATCCGGTTTTGTGGTCGCGTATCACCAACCGCCGTCTGTCGAATGAAAATGTTAACGTCGCGGTCCTTTCTACTTTTGAGCATCGTAGTTTTGAGCTGGCCGACAACGGCATGGTGTTCACACCGCAAAGCGATCTGGCGATTCTTAACTACATCGCGAATTACATCATTCAGAACAATGCGATCAACGAATCGTTCTTTAAGCAGCATGTGAACCTGCGCAAAGGGGTCACTGATATCGGTTACGGCTTGCGCCCTACGCATCCGCTGGAAAAAGCCGCCAAAAACCCAGGTTCTGATGCCTCAGAGCCGATGAGCTTTGAAGATTACAAAGCGTTCGTTGCCGAATACACGCTGGAAAAAACCGCTCAGATGAGTGGCGTGCCGACAGACCAACTCGAAGCGCTTGCTCAGTTGTATGCCGACCCGAACAAAAAAGTGATTTCTTACTGGACGATGGGCTTCAACCAGCATTCACGCGGCGTCTGGGCTAACAATCTGGTTTACAACATCCACTTGCTGACGGGGAAAATCTCCCAGCCGGGTTGCGGGCCGTTTTCTTTAACCGGCCAGCCTTCAGCATGTGGTACGGCGCGCGAAGTCGGCACCTTCTCCCATCGTCTGCCAGCCGACATGGTGGTGACCAACGAGAAGCACCGCCAAATCACGGAAAATATGTGGCAGCTTCCAGCGGGAACCATTCCGGCGAAAGTCGGTTTGCATGCTGTGGCTCAAGACCGCGCGCTGAAAGATGGCAAGCTCAACGTCTACTGGGTGATGTGTAACAACAACATGCAGGCCGGGCCAAACATTACCGAAGAACGTATGCCAGGCTGGCGCGATCCGCGTAACTTTGTGATTGTTTCCGATCCTTACCCAACGATCAGTGCATTGAGCGCGGATCTGATCCTGCCAACGGCTATGTGGGTAGAAAAAGAGGGCGCTTACGGCAACGCCGAACGTCGTACTCAGTTCTGGCGTCAGCAGGTTAAAGCGCCGGGTGAGGCAAAATCGGATCTCTGGCAGCTTGTGCAATTCGCTAAGCGCTTCAAAGTTGAAGAAGTGTGGCCGGCTGAATTACTGGATCAGAAGCCGGAATACCGTGGCAAAACGCTGTTTGACGTGCTGTTTGCCAACGCAAACGTCAGCAAATTCCCGGTCACTGAACTGGCGGAAGATCAGCTCAATGACGAATCACGCGAACTGGGTTTCTATCTGCAAAAAGGGTTGTTCGAAGAGTACGCCGCATTCGGGCGTGGCCACGGGCACGATCTCGCGCCGTTTGATGACTACCACAAAGCGCGCGGTTTACGCTGGCCGGTGGTTGACGGTAAAGAAACACTCTGGCGCTACAGCGAAGGCCACGACCCTTACGTGAAAGCGGGCGAAGGCTTCAAGTTCTATGGCAAACCAGACGGTAAAGCGGTGATTTTCGCCTTGCCATTTGAGCCAGCGGCAGAATCCCCGGACAAGGAATACGACCTGTGGTTATCCACTGGACGTGTACTGGAACACTGGCATACCGGCAGCATGACGCGTCGCGTACCAGAACTTCATCGTGCCTTCCCTGAAGCCGTTTTGTTTATTCATCCGCTTGATGCGAAGGCGCGTGATTTGCGTCGTGGCGACAAAGTGAAAGTGATTTCACGCCGTGGTGAAGTGATTTCGATTGTCGAAACACGTGGCCGTAACAAACCGCCGCAGGGTTTGGTGTACATGCCATTCTTCGACGCCGCTCAACTGGTGAATAACTTGACGCTGGATGCGACCGATCCGCTTTCGAAAGAGACGGATTATAAGAAATGCGCCGTGAAACTGGCGAAGGTGTAAGGGGATAACATCATGAAAAAAACCATCCTGACCAAGACATTCTTTCAATGGATTGCGGCGTTTACGCTGCTGGTGAGTGGGGCGTTGTGGGCCACGAACGGTGCTGATCTGACGCAGTCTCCTGAAGTGTCTGGCACGCCGGAAGGCTCGATACATATGCCGAAACAGCAGGGGCGTATGGCGCTGAACTATGTTAATCAGCCGCCACTTGTCCCGCACAGCGTCGACGGTTACCAGGTGAGCAAAAACACCAACCGTTGTCTGCAATGCCACGGCGTTGAACATTACCGCACAACAGGCGCGCCGCGCGTAAGCCCGACGCACTTTATGGATAGTGATGGCAAAGTGCTTTCCAACGTCGCACCGCGCCGCTATTTCTGCCTGCAATGCCATGTTCCTCAAACCGATGCGGCTCCGATTGTCGAGAACACATTCACGCCGTCTAAAGGCTTTGGAAACTAGAGGCCATTATGGATAAATCAACCCGTAAACCTGGCATCATCCGACGTATATGGCAGTGGTGGCGTCGCCCAAGCCGTCTGGCGCTGGGCACGTTACTGCTGATTGGCTTCGCTGGTGGGATTATTTTCTGGGGCGGTTTTAACACCGGCATGGAGATGACTAACCGCGA
The nucleotide sequence above comes from Buttiauxella selenatireducens. Encoded proteins:
- the napD gene encoding chaperone NapD, translating into MQANWHVCGLVVQAHPHNIVAVSHALSELPGSEVALTDAGNGKLVVVMEAARSDVLLNQIESARNIAGVLAVSLVYHQQDEQGEETP
- the napB gene encoding nitrate reductase cytochrome c-type subunit, whose protein sequence is MKKTILTKTFFQWIAAFTLLVSGALWATNGADLTQSPEVSGTPEGSIHMPKQQGRMALNYVNQPPLVPHSVDGYQVSKNTNRCLQCHGVEHYRTTGAPRVSPTHFMDSDGKVLSNVAPRRYFCLQCHVPQTDAAPIVENTFTPSKGFGN
- the napF gene encoding ferredoxin-type protein NapF is translated as MADFSRRGLLTGSFRRSGSAFRPPWSGDENHFLVDCTRCDACLSACETHILKRGQGGYPEVNFTHGECTFCYACAQACPEKIFLKREVSPWEHTLSIGDNCLAKNNIECRSCQDSCETQAIAFRPSLQGIAQPLLNHADCSACGACIAGCPVSAITMRHANAS
- the napA gene encoding nitrate reductase catalytic subunit NapA, with the translated sequence MKLSRRSFMKANAIAAAAAAAGLSVPGVARAVVGKQDAIKWDKAPCRFCGTGCGVLVGTQDGRVVASQGDPDAPVNRGLNCIKGYFLPKIMYGKDRLTQPLLRMKDGQFDKEGEFAPISWDQAFDIMEQKFKTSLKEKGPEAVGMFGSGQWTVWEGYAASKLFKAGFRSNNLDPNARHCMASAVVGFMRTFGMDEPMGCYDDIEQADAFVLWGSNMAEMHPVLWSRITNRRLSNENVNVAVLSTFEHRSFELADNGMVFTPQSDLAILNYIANYIIQNNAINESFFKQHVNLRKGVTDIGYGLRPTHPLEKAAKNPGSDASEPMSFEDYKAFVAEYTLEKTAQMSGVPTDQLEALAQLYADPNKKVISYWTMGFNQHSRGVWANNLVYNIHLLTGKISQPGCGPFSLTGQPSACGTAREVGTFSHRLPADMVVTNEKHRQITENMWQLPAGTIPAKVGLHAVAQDRALKDGKLNVYWVMCNNNMQAGPNITEERMPGWRDPRNFVIVSDPYPTISALSADLILPTAMWVEKEGAYGNAERRTQFWRQQVKAPGEAKSDLWQLVQFAKRFKVEEVWPAELLDQKPEYRGKTLFDVLFANANVSKFPVTELAEDQLNDESRELGFYLQKGLFEEYAAFGRGHGHDLAPFDDYHKARGLRWPVVDGKETLWRYSEGHDPYVKAGEGFKFYGKPDGKAVIFALPFEPAAESPDKEYDLWLSTGRVLEHWHTGSMTRRVPELHRAFPEAVLFIHPLDAKARDLRRGDKVKVISRRGEVISIVETRGRNKPPQGLVYMPFFDAAQLVNNLTLDATDPLSKETDYKKCAVKLAKV